The sequence ACCCTCCCACTGTAAAATTTAGTTCCGTCAGGCGAAAATTCACACCCGTAATTAGATGTGGCAGAGTGAAGCATAAATCCATTAGACACCATTCCTGTTAATGCATCGAAATCATGCATCTCCACTGGCCCTGCAGATCCATCGTAAATGGTAAGACCTAACTTTTTGCCGTTAGGGGATACTTTCATTTGGCCTATGGTTCTTCCATTGGCTCCATTTACAGCCGCTCCTGAAGCGGATACAATAGGAGTAAGACTTACTCCTGCAGCCGTTACCAGGTAGCTTTTAAAGTTAGCAGAGTTCCATTCGTGAGTTACAACCCAGATGTCGCTGCCGTTGCAATGCGCTATGGCGGTCATCTTTTCACAACTGGGAGTATATAAACTATAATTCTTCACCGTAACAGAACCCATACCTGCAGCCAGCGTAAGGTCCACTTCCGAATACCTAAAACCGTTAACACCTGCGGTTTGTTCTAACGTAAATACATAATAAGTAGTCTGACTCCCCGGTTTCTTTACAATGATCGAAGACTGGGTGCTCGAACCATTTCCCATCAGGCCCGTTCCGTTTGCCATTATTGCATGAGCCTGGTTGTAAACTGTTATACCGTCTGTGTAAAAAAGCAGGTTGCCGGTGGCATCTGAAATGCTTGCCGAGCCCTCGTCGGTTCGCATGGCGCCATTGTTGAGCACCGTGGGCGGACTTGTAGCAAAATTTAAACCGGCGTTATATCCAAAATACCATTTCTGAGCTTCGAATTGTGAAAATAAAATACACGGTACAATGAGTAGAAGCGTAAGTAAGGAGGTTTTGGAATAGATTTTCATTTAAAAATAGAGATTAGGATGTGATGTAGGCTTACTTTCTGTTAAAAACCCCTTAATAAATACCTACTTTTTGTTTAGAAATTAAGATTAAAACACTACCTTTGCGCCGTTAAAAACTAAGAATTAAATCATGTCTAAACAAATTGGCAAAATTGCACAGGTTATTGGTCCGGTAATCGACGTACGCTTCGATCTTGAAGGTGGACAGTTACCGAATATATTGGATGCTTTGGAGATCGTTCGTGGCGATCAAAAATTGATCCTTGAAGTTCAAAAACATATTGGAGAAGATATGGTTCGTACCATCGCTATGGATAGTAGTGACGGTGTGTATCGCGGAATGGAAGTTGTGGCTACTGGTAGCGCAATCAAAATGCCGGTAGGTGATAAAGTAAAAGGCCGTTTATTCAACGTTGTTGGAGAAGCGATCGACGGTATCAACGTGGTTAGCAACGAGGGTGGTAAATCCATTCACCGTAATCCGCCAAGATTCGAAGACTTATCTACAGCAACAGAAGTATTATTTACCGGAATCAAAGTAATCGATTTGATCGAGCCTTATTCAAAAGGTGGTAAAATTGGGTTATTCGGTGGTGCCGGAGTAGGTAAAACTGTATTAATTCAGGAATTAATTAATAACATCGCTAAAGGTCACTCAGGTTACTCTGTATTCGCAGGTGTAGGTGAGCGTTCACGTGAAGGAAATGACTTGTTACGTGAGATGATTGAGTCAGGCATCGTAAAATACGGTGAAGAATTCAAACATTCCATGGAAAAAGGCGGATGGGATTTAAATAAAGTAGATTTAAAAGAATTAGAAAAATCACAAGCTACGTTTGTGTTCGGTCAGATGAACGAGCCTCCAGGAGCACGTGCTCGTGTGGCTTTATCAGGATTAACCATGGCAGAATATTTCCGTGATGGAGATGGTTCGGCTCAAGGTGGACGTGATATCTTATTCTTTATCGATAACATTTTCCGTTTTACACAAGCTGGTTCTGAAGTATCTGCTTTATTAGGACGTATGCCATCAGCGGTAGGTTACCAACCAACATTAGCATCTGAAATGGGTGTGATGCAGGAACGTATTACCTCTACTAAAAATGGTTCCATTACTTCGGTGCAGGCAGTTTATGTTCCTGCCGATGACTTAACGGATCCGGCTCCTGCAACAACGTTCTCTCACTTAGATGCTACAACTGTATTAAGTCGTAAAATTGCTGAGTTAGGTATTTACCCTGCTGTGGATCCATTGGATTCTACATCACGTATCTTATCTGCTGCGGTTTTAGGTGACGAACATTACAACTGTGCTCAACGTGTGAAATTAATCTTACAACGTTACAAAGAGTTACAGGATATTATCGCCATCTTAGGTATGGATGAATTAAGTGAAGAAGATAAATTGGTAGTTGCGCGTGCTCGTCGTGTTCAACGTTTCTTATCTCAACCTTTCCACGTAGCTGAACAGTTTACAGGTTTAAAAGGTGTTTTCGTAGGTATCGAAGATACTATCAAAGGCTTTAACATGATCATGGATGGTAAAGTGGATGAGTATCCTGAAGCTGCCTTCAACTTAGTTGGTACTATTGAAGAGGCTATCGAAAAAGGTAAGAAAATTCTTGCTGAAGCAAAATAGTCAATAGTTGATACTTGATAGTAAGAAGTAATAGTTTTTGGTTAGTAGTTTTAAGCTATTGACTATAAACTATAAACTAAAAGTTTAAAAATATGAAATTAGAAATCATTACACCTGATAAAATGTTATTTGAAGGTGATATTAAGTCGGCGGTTTTTCCGGGCAGCGAAGGTAGCTTTGGCGTTTTAGACAACCATGCGCCTATGATCGCAACTTTAAAAGCCGGAAGGATTGAAATTATCGCAAGCAACAGTTCACTTCATGAGTTTTCTGTTAAAGGCGGAGTTGTTGAAGTTCTAAAAAACAAAGTTGTTGTTTTAGCCGAGTAGTCGACGAAACTTAAATAGTTTTAATAAAAAATTCCCGGGACATAAAGTTCCGGGAATTTTTGTTTTTTGAGAAAGCAATTAGACCAATACAGGATGTTGCATGACAAAAACTTAATTTACTTAGATTAAGAAGTTAATTCTATCGTCGGATATAATTCAAATCATTCTAAAACCTTCTTTCGACGAAGGCTTTAAATTGCAGGTTAAAGAATTGTTTATCGCCTGCCAATCCTAAATATTCTCCTTCTGAAAAAAAATTAAACTTCTTTCTGAAATTAACTTCTCATAAAGTTTTAGCCCAATCTGACTTTGTAGCTGACGAATGAATGAGTTAAGCCTATGGCAACGTTATCATCATCGTTTGAGTACCTGTTTACAGCTCCTTCTTCTATTTCAGGCTCTGTATATTTGTTTTGAACCCCCTAATCTCCAGGACATGAAACAAACTTTACTAGCCATTACATTTGCATGTCTTTTTACTTTTTCGTCTAAAAGTCAGTTTAATTATTCTTCTATTTGGGTGGCCTATCCCCCTGGATATGAGCTCACTTCTGGTTTCGCTACGAAACAAAAGCCAGGGTATTTTTGGATTGGTTACATGCCCACCGTTCAAAATATTCAAACCACCTGGTACATCAACAAAAATTTTTCTATTCTTGGCGCTGGTCCTTCTTCCATGTCTGTTTCTTACAAAGTATTCGATGCTTCTGCTTGTATTCCAGGAGCTCCGTTGAGCCAGGTTTTAACCGGTAATGGAGTTTCCGCAATTGAAACAAATGGCGCTAATGGGTTTCGCTATGCCATAGCAGGTTCTTACGACAAAGCGTGTTATTTCACGGCTATCGACACTGCAGGTAATGTACTTGCGGCTGTATCTTACCCTTTTCCTTATCTTCCAACAGGTTTATACCCTGCACCTTCAAAACCTCTTATCGTGGAATCTGACACCCCCGGTGAATTTTACATTTGCGGGTGTTTTGAATCGAAAATATACGTTCTTAAAGTAAATTCGGCGGGAGCTATTCTGTGGTCGTCGTTTTATGCGCTGGGACTGGGCGTCGATGCCAAAGATATTATGGCAGACCCTTACATGCCCGGACATTTTATCGTTGTGGGTCAAACAACCACTTTGTTACTCGATAAACAAGGCGTTTTTATGCGTTTAAACGGCATGACAGGAAATGTTATCATGACCAAAACCTTTGGCGACTATGGCATTCAGGAAGAATTTGGAACGGTTGTCGAAGCCCATGCTGCTACTACTTCGGGGGGAGCAGGTTTTATACTCGGCGGACAAAGACATTTTTTAAATGCTTCTGAAAAACCCTGGATACTTAAAATAAGTCCGCAAGGAACTATCGTTTGGAGCTATTTACCCTTGACTTCCGCCGGCACCAGGGGCGCCGTGGTAGATGTTACAGAGCGTTTAAATACGTTTAATAACTACGAATATTATGCGTTATTAGATTCGGATGCGGGATTACATGTGCTTAAATTAGATTATTCAGGACAACCCTTTCCAACATCTTCACCTAACGCACTTCACAACGAATTTATTTATAACCTTTCTTCTTCTCTTCCCCCAAAAGCTGCAAGCATTTCATATATCGACAACGCAGCTTCCAACAGCAATGCCGGAATTCAGGTATTTGGTACTTCCTCACACTGGCCTGGATTTTCAAGTAGCTATGTAGTGAGTGCTTATTTTAACGGAGAAATAAATTGTTATCCTACCCTTACAACTATGCAGGGCATGGGTCAGGGTTCGCTGGTTAGCTATAATGCTTTAGTTACAAGATTCGGTTCTTTTGCAGCTTGTACTAATTTTCAGGTACAAAGTTTTATTATAGGGGCAGGTATTAATTTTCCCTGTTCAGGTTTTTTAAGTTCAGGTAGCAATCAGCGTTCTATTTCAGCTACTTCTGATCTTCCGGAAAATAAAATGGAGAATTTTTCTGTTTTCCCGAATCCGACTCAGCATAAAGCTACCCTTAATTATTCAGCTTCCGATAATAGCAAAACAACGATAGCTCTTTATAATCTTGTTGGCGAATTAATCTGGAACAAAACGCTTGAAATTGCCACTGCCGGTACCTTTCAGGAAGAAATAGATTTTAATGCGCTTAACATTCAAAAAGGAATTTACATTGCAATCTGCAACAGCAATGGCAAAAACTACAAGCAAAAAATAGTTTATACCAACTAGAAACACCTGGTACTATTGAGAAGAAAAACCCAGGAATTATTCCTGGGTTTTTTGCTTAAAAAATAATGCAAGCATAACAAAGCTTCTTTGTAAATATTCGCAATCATTAGTTACATTAGTGAAAATTAATAGCAACTTGGAAAATAAATCGAAAATATCGGCCAGTATTTTTAAACTGGGAGCGCTTAACGTTTTTATTTGCATTAACTGTTTTATTCTCCTTAACTATTTTGGGAATTTCAGAATCGATCTGGCTTATCTTCTCCTTTCTTCCTTTGCTTGTTTTATAACGGGCTTTTTAATTTTGTATTACTTTTATTATGTAAGCGTTACCAGAACTATAAACGCACTTACCGAAAAAATCAGGAAACGTTTTCTAAATAACGAAATTCCTCAAAAATACAATCAATTGGAAGAACAGGATGCTATGTCACTCTTACAGGAGCGGGTAGACTTTCTTATCGAGTCACGTGAAAAAGAAGTTATCCATTTTGAAAATCTTGACAGTTACCGTAAAGAATACCTTGGTAATGTGTCTCATGAGTTAAAAACACCCGTTTTTAATATACAGGGGTATGTGGATACGCTTTTAAACGGAGGACTCGAGGATGAAACCATTAATGTGGATTATTTAAAGAGAGCCGAAAAAAGTATTGATCGTTTGATAAATATTATTGATGACCTTGAAACTATTACGCAGTTGGAGAGTGGGGGACTTGACCTGGATGTTGACAATTTCGATATAGCTCACCTTTGCAAAGATATTTATGCGGCCCTTGAATTAAATGCCGCGAAAAAAAATATTAAGCTGGAGCTAGCCCGCAAGTATGACAAGCCTATAATGGTAACAGCTGATAAATTCAGGATTCGCCAGGTGTTGGTTAACCTCATAACAAATAGTATTAAATACGGCAAAGAGAATGGCACCACACTCATTGAACTAAATTATTTGAACGACGATGTTGTTTTAGAGATCAGTGATAACGGAGATGGTATTGATGAAAAACATCTACCCCGCATTTTTGAAAGATTTTACCGCATCGACAAAGGCCGAAGCCGCGAACAGGGAGGAACCGGATTGGGCCTTGCCATTGTAAAGCACATTATTGAAGCACATGAAAAGTCTATTAAGGTGGAAAGTCAGCAGGGCAAAGGCACCAAATTCACCTTTTCTCTCCGTTCAGCTCAAGACTAGGGTTTTCAAGCTAAATTTCAACAATGAAAAAAACTTAAATTTTGGCAATTTTTAAAACTTTTAATTGCTAGACTTGCCTATTTTTACTAAAATTGCAAAAACTTTACGCTAATGGCTGAAATTCATATTACCGATATAAATTACATAGAAATCAATTCTCAAAGTGGTCTGGATTTTAAATATAAACCTGAAGTTCCAAAATTAAAATTGGTTGGAACACTTCTAATGTCTGAAAGTGAAGACGAAGAAGATGGCGTTTTATTTCTTACCCAAAAGCAATTAAACCAGGTTTTAGTTGGTAAAGATATTGATCTGAAACTTCAGGATGATCGCTGGCTTTTAGGTAAACCTCTTACAAAAGAGCAGGTTAAAAAAGTTGGTTTGGTAGATGTTGATGCTGAGTACATGGGTACTGCCGGCGAATTAAAATGTTTTGAAGCTGTAAAAGTTTCTGAATAATTTTTATAATAAATTTACCAATAGGCTGGTCCGTATTTTTTTGTGAGTGAGCTTTTGGGAAAAAGCTCATAAAACAGATAATCAAAATAAAATAAGGCTTTTAAAGTGAAAGACAGGTTGCTTAAACGCTCACCTGTCTTTTTTCTATCTTGCAAACAGAAGCGGTAGGTTACATCAGCGCCTGCTCCCAACCATTTAAAAGCTTTGTACTGCAATGTAATTCCTGGCTCGTAAATCAGTAAAATGTATTTAGGTTCGCTATTTCCTAAAGAGTATTTTTTACTTTCCTGGAACCATAAATAGCCTGTGCCTAATTGAATAGGAACACTGAGCTGCCAGTGCTGAGTCTTGTGAAAAACAAAATCGATGTAGTAGCAGGCATACACAAACTTCAGGTATTTTTTTTGCACCTCAAGTTTTCCGTCAGCGCCTAAAACATAAAAGTCTTTGGTAACATTTGTTTTTAACCAGGAATATCCATCTGTTTTTAACCAGCTAAATCCCGCTCCAAGCCTGAGTTTTCGCTTAAACGTTAAACCGATGCGCACACCGCTTACGCTGGTGAGTTCGTTGCCAATTATGCTGGCGCGCGATTCCAGGCGAACGTCGATACTGTACTTATGTTTCATCAGGTCACGGATGGTATCCAATAACTGGGCTTTTCCACTAAAAGA is a genomic window of Sphingobacteriaceae bacterium containing:
- a CDS encoding F0F1 ATP synthase subunit beta: MSKQIGKIAQVIGPVIDVRFDLEGGQLPNILDALEIVRGDQKLILEVQKHIGEDMVRTIAMDSSDGVYRGMEVVATGSAIKMPVGDKVKGRLFNVVGEAIDGINVVSNEGGKSIHRNPPRFEDLSTATEVLFTGIKVIDLIEPYSKGGKIGLFGGAGVGKTVLIQELINNIAKGHSGYSVFAGVGERSREGNDLLREMIESGIVKYGEEFKHSMEKGGWDLNKVDLKELEKSQATFVFGQMNEPPGARARVALSGLTMAEYFRDGDGSAQGGRDILFFIDNIFRFTQAGSEVSALLGRMPSAVGYQPTLASEMGVMQERITSTKNGSITSVQAVYVPADDLTDPAPATTFSHLDATTVLSRKIAELGIYPAVDPLDSTSRILSAAVLGDEHYNCAQRVKLILQRYKELQDIIAILGMDELSEEDKLVVARARRVQRFLSQPFHVAEQFTGLKGVFVGIEDTIKGFNMIMDGKVDEYPEAAFNLVGTIEEAIEKGKKILAEAK
- the atpC gene encoding ATP synthase F1 subunit epsilon, with amino-acid sequence MKLEIITPDKMLFEGDIKSAVFPGSEGSFGVLDNHAPMIATLKAGRIEIIASNSSLHEFSVKGGVVEVLKNKVVVLAE
- a CDS encoding two-component sensor histidine kinase codes for the protein MSASIFKLGALNVFICINCFILLNYFGNFRIDLAYLLLSSFACFITGFLILYYFYYVSVTRTINALTEKIRKRFLNNEIPQKYNQLEEQDAMSLLQERVDFLIESREKEVIHFENLDSYRKEYLGNVSHELKTPVFNIQGYVDTLLNGGLEDETINVDYLKRAEKSIDRLINIIDDLETITQLESGGLDLDVDNFDIAHLCKDIYAALELNAAKKNIKLELARKYDKPIMVTADKFRIRQVLVNLITNSIKYGKENGTTLIELNYLNDDVVLEISDNGDGIDEKHLPRIFERFYRIDKGRSREQGGTGLGLAIVKHIIEAHEKSIKVESQQGKGTKFTFSLRSAQD